In the genome of Magnolia sinica isolate HGM2019 chromosome 2, MsV1, whole genome shotgun sequence, one region contains:
- the LOC131226240 gene encoding uncharacterized protein LOC131226240 translates to MVVVHAKWSRVLHAFAPGWQWQARVILELTPSFSGALHHCVSCHQLKNDNVMLVASSSWLNIIPAPVDGTSLHESLVYLATVLEYLAAGVLELVGNAARDNKKSCIIPRHLLAVRNDEELGKLLAGVTISSGGVLPNINSVLLPKKSKEASKSPKKN, encoded by the exons ATGGTAGTGGTTCATGCAAAATG GTCACGTGTCCTACATGCCTTTGCACCGGGATGGCAATGGCAAGCAAGAGTGATCCTCGAATTGACCCCTTCATTTAGTGGTGCATTGCATCATTGTGTCTCTTGTCATCAGCTGAAAAATGATAATGTCATGTTAGTTGCATCTTCAAGCTGGCT AAACATCATACCTGCCCCG GTTGATGGCACAAGCTTGCATGAATCTCTTGTCTATTTGGCTACTGTTCTTGAGTACTTGGCTGCTGGGGTTTTGGAGCTGGTTGGGAATGCTGCTAGAGACAATAAGAAGTCCTGCATCATTCCAAGGCATCTTTTGGCTGTCAGAAATGATGAGGAGCTTGGGAAATTGCTAGCTGGTGTGACAATTTCAAGTGGTGGTGTTTTGCCAAACATAAACTCTGTTCTCTTGCCTAAAAAGTCTAAGGAAGCTTCAAAATCTCCAAAAAAGAATTGA